The Flavobacterium sp. K5-23 genome segment TCTGTTTTTTGATAAATTAATTAGTTATAATAATAGGAATAAAGATTTTATAACTCTTTTTAATTTTGGATTGATAATGCTTAATTTATTGTCATTTGAGCCTATTAGTTCATTAAGAATTAGCGCTTTTTTTATGCTTTATATTATTTATTTAATTCCTTATTATGTTAAGTTTTTTACAGCTAAAGATCATTTAATCGTGCAGTTTTCCATCACAGGAGGCTTTCTAGCCTTATCTTTTTTTTATATTTATTTATATGTTAATTCGTACAATGAATTTGTGTTAGCAAAAGTTTCGTTTTTACCATACAAATTCTGGTTTTTCGAATAAAAAAATATTTTAACTTAATTAGTTTATGAAAGTCGGTATAGTATTATCAGGAAATATAGAATCACAACCTTATGTTAGTTATTATACTGATGTGTTTGACAATATAGATATTGATTATGAATATATTTGTTGGGATAGAGAGAAAGTAAATCCTTCTGTTTATAATAATCATAATGTGATTTCTATTGATGTAAAAGGTTCAGTTAGAAATAATAATTTCAGAAAGTTATATGATTATTGGCTTTTTTCAAAGAATGTAAAAAATCATTTAGACAAAAATCATTATGATTTTCTATTGATACATACTATTGTTAATGGAGTTTTTCTTAAAAATTATTTGATAAAATATTACAAGAACAAATATATATTTGATATAAGAGATTATTCGCCTATTTATCCTTTTGTGAAAAATACGGTAGAAAAAATAATAACTCAAAGTTTATTTACCTCAGTATCTTCTGAAGGGTTTTTAAAATGGCTCCCTAATAAAAGTAAGGTTGTAATTAGTCATAATGTATCAAAATATAGTCTAGATGTTTCTTTGTTAAATAATAATGGGTTATTAAATAATAACGATTCGATTACAATTTTGACAATAGGGAAAATAAGGGATTTTTATTCAAATAAAAGAGTAATTAATGACTTAGGGAACAAGCAGGGTATAAAAATGATATTTTCTGGATCTGGTATAGAGAGTGAAAAATTAGAAACATTTTCTTTAAATAATTATAATAACATATTATTTACTGGTCCCTATGAAAAAAAAGACGAGTCAACTTTTGTAAAGTCTTCAAATATGCTAAATATAGTTTTACCTAAAAATATTTTAAGTACATCATTGATAAGTAATAGGTTTTATTTAGCATTAACTCATAGAAAACTGATGATAGTAAATGAAGAAAGTTTTCAGGCAACTTTTATAAAAAAATATAATTTAGGTATAATAGTCAAATCTGAGGATGATATTTATGTTAAAATGATGGAATATATTAAAGATTTTGATTACAATTCTTTCGATAAAGGATGTGATGATTTAATTGGAATAATTAAAAAGGACATCGTAATTTTTGAGAATACCATTAAAGAAAAATTAAGCTGAAAAGAAAGAATAATAATACCATTGTGTTATTAAATTAGTAAAAAAATGAAAATTTCTATAATAACAGTTTGTTACAATAGTGCAATTACTATTGAAAGGACTATTCTTTCTGTAAAAAGTCAGACCTATTCAAACATTGAATATATAATAGTTGATGGTAACTCAAAAGATAATACCCTTGAAATTGTAAAAAAACACGAGGAAAAAAGCATAAAGTGGATTTCAGAACCTGATAAAGGACTCTATGATGCCATGAATAAAGGTATATCTATGGCAACGGGAGATCTAATAGGGATTTTGAACTCAGATGATACTTTTAACTCTACTACTGTAATCGAGGAAATTGTAGGTTTTCATCGGCAGAATACTATTGATGCATCTGTTGGAAACATCATTCAACACAAAGACAATGGTAAAATTGTAAGATTGTATTCTTCTAAATATTGGAGTCCAGAAAAACTTAAAATTGGGTTCATGCCTCCTCATCCTTCTATTTTTTTTAAAAGAGAGTTGTTCAATAAGTATGGTGTTTATGATTTAGGGTTCAAAATTGGAGCCGATTATGAGTTAATTACCCGATTTTTTCTTAAAAATAAAATAAGTTGGAAATATTCTGGAATTACAACCACTGCAATGCTAGTTGGAGGTTTGAGTAGTTCAGGTACTTCGTCGTATAAATTGATTACCAAAGAAATTCAAAAGGCACTTACTATGAATGGAATTGAGTTTTCTCCATTTAAGATTAAAATGCGTTTTTTTTGGAAAATAATTGGGTTTTTGAAAAAATGAAAATAGTAATAACTGGAGCTAGAGGATTTGTAGGTACAAATCTACAAAACTATTTGAAGACTTCACACGAAATAGAATCTTTGAGTGTTCGTTATATCTCGAATCAACGGTTTGATATAAATGGGGATGCTATAATTCATCTCGCGGGTAAAGCCCACGATTTAAAAAAGGTTTCGAATCCATCAGATTATTACGAAGCTAATTTTGAATTAACAAAACAATTATTTGACGCTTTCTTACTATC includes the following:
- a CDS encoding glycosyltransferase family 2 protein, yielding MKISIITVCYNSAITIERTILSVKSQTYSNIEYIIVDGNSKDNTLEIVKKHEEKSIKWISEPDKGLYDAMNKGISMATGDLIGILNSDDTFNSTTVIEEIVGFHRQNTIDASVGNIIQHKDNGKIVRLYSSKYWSPEKLKIGFMPPHPSIFFKRELFNKYGVYDLGFKIGADYELITRFFLKNKISWKYSGITTTAMLVGGLSSSGTSSYKLITKEIQKALTMNGIEFSPFKIKMRFFWKIIGFLKK